A section of the Callospermophilus lateralis isolate mCalLat2 chromosome 14, mCalLat2.hap1, whole genome shotgun sequence genome encodes:
- the Mrpl19 gene encoding large ribosomal subunit protein bL19m: MAASTLGGCGAAKALAQSFRAARALFPAPASVACGVRAGPGRQQSTGPTKPGEFRPPPKPVIVDKRRPPEQDRRFLSPEFIPPRGRTNPLKFQVERRDMLERRKVLHIPEFYVGSILRVTTADPYASGKISQFLGICIHRSGKGLGATFILRNTIEGQGVEICFELYNPRIHEIQVIKLEKRLDDSLLYLRDALPEYSTFDMNMKPVTLESSKEIPVNMLKVKMKPKPWSKRWERPSFNIKGIRFDLCLTEEQMKEAQKWSQPWLEFDMMREYDTSKIEAAIWEEIEASKTS; this comes from the exons ATGGCCGCCTCCACCTTAGGGGGTTGTGGGGCTGCCAAGGCCTTGGCCCAGAGCTTCCGAGCCGCCAGGGCGCTGTTCCCTGCACCTGCCTCTGTGGCCTGCG GGGTCCGCGCGGGGCCCGGCCGGCAGCAGAGCACTGGGCCTACCAAGCCCGGCGAGTTCCGGCCGCCACCGAAACCGGTCATCGTGGATAAGCGCCGACCCCCGGAGCAGGACAGGAG GTTCTTGAGTCCTGAATTCATTCCTCCAAGGGGaagaacaaatcctctgaaatttcAAGTAGAAAGAAGAGATATGTTAGAAAGGAGAAAAGTACTCCACATTCCAGAGTTCTATGTTG GAAGCATACTTCGTGTTACTACAGCTGACCCATATGCCAGTGGAAAAATCAGCCAGTTTCTGGGTATTTGCATCCATAGATCAGGAAAAGGACTTGGAGCTACCTTTATTCTTAGGAATACTATTGAAGGACAag gtGTTGAGATTTGCTTTGAACTATATAATCCTCGAATCCATGAGATCCAAGTGATCAAATTAGAGAAACGGCTGGATGATAGTTTGCTTTACTTAAGAGACGCCCTTCCTGAATACAGCACTTTTGATATGAATATGAAGCCAGTAACACTAGAGTCTAGCAAAGAAATTCCTGTTAATATG cTCAAAGTAAAAATGAAGCCTAAGCCTTGGTCCAAACGCTGGGAACGTCCATCTTTTAATATTAAAGGAATCAGATTTGATCTTTGTTTAACTGAAGAACAGATGAAAGAAGCTCAGAAGTGGAGTCAACCATGGCTTGAGTTTGATATGATGAGGGAATATGACACTTCAAAAATTGAAGCTGCAATATGGGAAGAAATTGAAGCATCAAAAACGTCCTGA